From one Anopheles bellator chromosome 1, idAnoBellAS_SP24_06.2, whole genome shotgun sequence genomic stretch:
- the LOC131216161 gene encoding protein aveugle, with the protein MVEEANPETAPVARTKTKMARPKPVYMWTVADTLKWLRRHCNERCAQYQELFQRHEITGRALLRITDDSLYRMGILDEKDRDDILREIIKQILKTDIMEIRDMELMNNVYQNCI; encoded by the exons ATGGTAGAGGAAGCGAATCCCGAAACTGCCCCGGTCGCGAGAACCAAG ACGAAGATGGCCCGTCCAAAGCCGGTTTACATGTGGACCGTGGCAGATACGCTGAAGTGGCTCCGGCGGCACTGCAACGAACGGTGCGCCCAATATCAGGAACTGTTTCAGCGC CACGAAATCACCGGGAGAGCGTTGCTTCGCATCACGGATGATTCCCTGTACCGGATGGGCATCCTGGACGAAAAGGATCGCGACGATATTTTGCGCGAAATAATTAAACAGATCCTGAAAACGGACATTATGGAAATCCGTGACATGGAGCTCATGAACAACGTGTATCAGAACTGCATTTAG
- the LOC131215210 gene encoding uncharacterized protein LOC131215210, whose protein sequence is MTSSMSPASGAEGGSGGGAIKTSNRLSLKRRSQGDAVDVGSRETWISTNKILNSSYSGRRINSRNPNFDYEETKLLISLWGDPQVQKTLITTHKKHPVIAELARKMREQNYNRSTEEINTRIKNLKCFYNRIKKDMAAGIINQTTWRHYADMDEIISRPVFGNAQRAHLMQQLRGQQDEESSKRQPEQDSPDQLHRFPVKLELMSDDDDDATEIRAEDLLTIDANFPEDIGGGVGKTATGSSRNLLAVRGENPGRNSGGRAANGRKRQHDDVEDEEDDDEDEEEDDDEGSDFDVENEFNDGLDEILQKAQEKTNGPVSKAGSSITVPPCNPVTSKTPNPSGLVIETVSSGSGNTISASSSNGPTPGKISVVPTNLLLKTPTAPSSLNTPIQIFTQPTVSIAAGGTGKATMNIATTAAGSSGAPMKLLLVNTVGKDGTTKQILTPASEVPAMPKLLPAPLQQAKVPISITPKAPIVSIPAVNVPKKPTTVIGGLPGFLKTGGLSGCVGGNERRSGGGFKTLLTQLVTIQRENLALNRERLALEKERLEFETKFGGSFVSMVQNMSSFFSGMLKHQRQEQQTTTATGNQLAAKPLPHGEPPLRAKSAEAVNDCSPDVRELLSSPSPASNSPALGVSRQLAEELTKEKSSPITTTATQVSAPPATKHPENSGPPAMTPSPLMKLNAELAGTEDNVTLPKKRRMMTRNSSQHSTGPPKLTPATSTTADESLKAELISDNDDH, encoded by the exons ATGACTTCATCGATGTCTCCTGCGTCTGGTGCGGAGGGTGGCAGTGGTGGAGGAGCGATTAAAACGAGCAATCGGCTCAGCCTGAAGCGACGCTCCCAGGGCGATGCGGTCGATGTGGGTTCGCGCGAAACCTGGATCTCGACGAACAAGATCCTGAATAGTAGCTACAGTGGCCGGCGCATCAACAGCCGCAACCCGAACTTTGACTACGAGGAAACGAAGCTGCTGATCTCGCTGTGGGGTGACCCGCAGGTCCAGAAGACGCTCATCACCACGCATAAGAAGCACCCGGTGATTGCGGAGTTGGCCCGCAAGATGCGAGAACAGAACTACAACCGGTCGACGGAGGAGATCAACACGCGTATCAAGAACCTGAAGTGTTTCTACAACCGCATCAAGAAGGATATGGCGGCCGGAATCATCAACCAAACGACCTGGCGGCACTACGCCGATATGGACGAGATCATTAGCCGGCCAGTGTTTGGGAATGCGCAGCGGGCGCACTTGATGCAGCAGCTCAGGGGGCAGCAGGACGAGGAGTCGAGCAAGCGGCAACCGGAGCAGGACTCGCCGGATCAGTTGCACCGCTTTCCGGTGAAGCTGGAGCTGAtgagcgacgacgatgacgatgcgACCGAGATACGGGCGGAGGATCTGCTTACGATAGATGCAAACTTCCCCGAGGATatcggcggtggtgttggGAAGACTGCCACCGGAAGTTCCCGCAATTTACTGGCCGTTCGCGGCGAGAATCCCGGCCGGAACAGTGGTGGTCGGGCTGCAAATGGGAGAAAGCGGCAGCACGATGATgtcgaggacgaggaagatgacgacgaagatgagGAAGAAGATGACGACGAAGGGAGCGATTTCGACGTGGAAAA TGAGTTCAACGACGGTCTGGATGAGATTCTTCAGAAAGCGCAAGAGAAAACCAACGGACCGGTATCGAAAGCGGGCAGCAGTATCACCGTGCCTCCGTGTAATCCGGTTACGAGCAAAACACCGAACCCAAGTGGATTGGTCATCGAAACCGTCAGCTCCGGCAGTGGAAACACCATCTCGGCCAGCTCATCGAACGGCCCGACACCTGGCAAAATTTCGGTTGTTCCTACAAACCTCCTGCTCAAGACACCGACCGCTCCTTCCAGCCTAAACACTCCGATTCAGATCTTCACGCAACCCACGGTCAGCATAGCGGCCGGGGGCACCGGAAAGGCGACGATGAACATTGCAACCACGGCCGCCGGATCGTCGGGCGCTCCGATGAAGCTACTGCTGGTGAACACTGTCGGCAAGGATGGCACTACGAAGCAAATCCTGACACCCGCCTCGGAAGTGCCGGCGATGCCAAAGCTACTGCCCGCTCCGCTCCAGCAAGCGAAGGTTCCCATCTCGATCACGCCGAAAGCGCCCATCGTCAGCATACCGGCGGTGAACGTGCCGAAgaaaccgacgacggtgataGGCGGGTTGCCAGGATTCCTGAAGACTGGCGGTCTCTCCGGTTGCGTCGGTGGCAACGAACGGAGATCCGGCGGCGGATTCAAAACGCTCCTTACGCAGCTCGTTACGATTCAGCGCGAAAATCTTGCCCTCAACCGGGAGCGGTTGGCACTGGAGAAGGAGCGGCTCGAGTTTGAAACCAAGTTCGGTGGGTCGTTCGTCAGCATGGTTCAGAACATGAGCTCGTTCTTCTCCGGTATGCTGAAGCACCAGCGCCAGGAACAGCAAACTACCACGGCAACGGGGAACCAGCTGGCAGCAAAACCTCTGCCGCACGGTGAGCCTCCGTTGCGAGCCAAATCGGCAGAGGCGGTCAACGATTGCTCACCGGATGTGCGAGAACTCCTATCGTCTCCTTCGCCGGCTTCCAACTCACCAGCGCTAGGCGTCAGCCGTCAGTTGGCCGAAGAATTGACAAAGGAGAAGTCTtcacccatcaccaccacggccacgcaAGTTtctgcgccaccggcaacgaAGCATCCGGAGAATTCGGGACCACCAGCAATGACTCCGTCTCCGTTGATGAAACTTAACGCTGAGCTTGCCGGGACCGAAGACAACGTTACGTTGCCAAAGAAGCGCCGCATGATGACCCGCAACTCGTCACAGCATTCCACAGGCCCACCAAAGTTGACGCCGGCCACGAGCACCACCGCGGATGAGTCACTCAAGGCCGAGCTGATCAGCGACAACGACGATCATTAG